One window from the genome of Dasypus novemcinctus isolate mDasNov1 unplaced genomic scaffold, mDasNov1.1.hap2 scaffold_108, whole genome shotgun sequence encodes:
- the LOC139438509 gene encoding olfactory receptor 7A10-like — METENQTYGLEFILLGLSEDTEVQSLLFGMFLSMYLVTFLGNLLIILAIILDSHLHTPMYFFLSNLSFTDICFTSTTVPKMLLNIQTGNKIITFENCLTQMYFFMLFVQLDNSFLTAMAYDCFVAICHPLHYTVIMNPWLCGLLLLASWLLSVLDSLLHDLMVLRLSFCTETEMPHFFCELNQVVRHACSDTFLNDLVMYFAGGLLGIIPLTGIFFSYYKIISSISRISTAPGKYKAFSTCGSHLSVVTLFYGTGLGVYLSSAATQNSRANAIASVMYTVVTPMLNPFIYSLRNKDIKQAFKKLGNI; from the coding sequence atggaaacagaaaaccaaacatatggtttagaattcatcctcctggggctctcagaagatacagaggtgcagtccctcctctttgggatgttcctatccatgtacctggtcaccttccttggcaacctgctcatcatcctggccatcatcttggactcccatctccacacacccatgtacttcttcctctccaacctgtcttttactgatatctgtttcacctccaccacggtaccaaagatgctgctgaacatccagacaggcaacaaaatcattacttttgaaaactgtctcacccagatgtattttttcatgctttttgtacaactagataactccttcttgactgcaatggcctatgactgcttcgtggccatctgtcaccccctgcactacacagtcatcatgaacccctggctctgtggcctcctgctgttagcatcctggttattgagtgttttggactctcttttgcatgacttaatggttctgagattgtctttttgtacagagacggaaatgccccactttttctgtgaacttaatcaggtagtcagacatgcttgttctgacaccttcctcaatgaccttgtgatgtattttgccgGTGGACTTCTGGGGattataccactcactgggatctttttctcttactataaaattatatcctcaatttcgagaatctcaacagctcctggtaaatataaagcattttctacttgtgggtctcacctctcagtagtgaccttgttttatggtacaggtcttggagtgtatcttagctctgctgctactcaaaactcaagggcaaatgcaatagcctcagtgatgtataCAGTGGTCAcacccatgttgaacccctttatttacagtcttagaaacaaggacataaagcaggcctttaaaaagctgggaaacatt